The nucleotide window CGATTCATCAACGAGGACGATCAAGCACTGTTGATGACCGGGTCATCAGACGGAGTGATCAAGATATTTCGCAACTACGATCGCAAAGGCGAGACGGAGTTAGTCACAGGGTTCCGAGCTCTGACAGATCTTGTACCAAGTAACAAGAATGCTGGGCTAGTCTTTGACTGGCAGCAAGGCAGGGGCTTGATCCTCGTCGCTGGTGACGTCAAGGTCATTCGCGTGTGGAATGCTGGAACCGAAGTGTGCACGAATGTAAGTCGCGTTCCAATTCTTGTCTCACATATGGCTAACATTCGATAGGACCTTCCAGCGCGTTCGGGTTCTTGTATCACGTCTTTGACCTCTGATCAAGTAGAGGGCGATGTTTTCGTTGCTGGTTTCGGTGACGGGGCCATTCGAGTGTACGACCAACGTGAGAAGCCTGCCACTGCTATGGTCAAAGTCTGGAAGGAACACAAACAATGGATCACCAACGTCCATCTACAGCGTGGCGGGCAGCGTGAGCTCGTGAGTGGCTGTCGTGGTGGCGAAGTTAAACTATGGGATATCCGCTGGGATCGAAGCGTGAAGACGATACAGGCGACTTCCGATACTCTCAAGACGCTCAGTGTTCACGAACACGCTCCAGTGTTTGCCACGTAAGTGCCTCTAAAAAAACCCCAGCAATTTGTACCTGTACTAACGTCCATCAGTGGCACACAACGACATCGCGTCAAGATCTTCAACATTAACAACGGCCAACCTGTATCTCACTTTGAGCCATACTCAGGCTTTCTTCGCGATCGATCTGCTCCCATCTCTGTCACTGCTTTCCATCCTCACCGATTGATGATAGCCGCCGCAGCAGTGCATGACACCCACGTCAACATCTTCTCATGCCTAGAGCCCAAATACTCGGCTGTCAAAACCGTGAAGCTTTGGGACGGAAATGCGTCAACTTCCAGTCGGGCTTCGACACTTGGTTAAATGATTTCACTTACTGTTATGCTGGGGGTTGAATGAAAAGGAAACCGCAGAGATTGCTGCATTGTCCGTGTGCTTTGTGCTTTTTGTCAGATGTACAGGAGTGAATGATGAAGCACAGCGGATTGTATTATTTCAGGGCACCACGGCGCATGGGCGGTGGGTGCCGCGGGCTCTTAAAATCCTCACGGTTGCCAATATACCCAACTACAGTAATCAACAATTTTATTTAAAAAGTCGGCAATCTTAGAGTGAGAAGTTGGGCATGTATGGGTGGTGTATGTGAGCAATGGTTGTGACGCGGCGGGGGTAGCGGGGCTGTGATTCATCCATTGGACTTGCCCCACCATTGGAATTGTGAGTGCGCACAACTCAACACCACAACGAGATCGGGTCATTCTAACACAGCGATAATGAGTGACGCCGCACCCGTACCCGCAGCCGGTGGCGCTGAGGCACCCTCCAAGAATGCGCTGAAGAAGGCAcagaaagagaaagagaaggtGAGCGGGGTTTCCAGATTTCCAAGATCATATGTTGACACTAGAGCAGGCCGAGAAGAAAGCTGCAGCGAAAGCCCGTGAACTTGCTGAGCGCACCAAGAAAGAAGCCGACGATGCTGCCGATGTATCCGCCGGTTCATACGGCGAACTTCCTCTTACTGGATCCAAAGACTACAAGCCTACGGGAACCCCACGCACTGATCTGGCCGAAGTCGCCAGTAATGAGGACAAGGAGATTACGTTCAGATGTTGGGTGGAGAACGCGAGAGTTCAGTCTGCCAAACTCGCTTTCTTGAATCTGCGCCAAAATCTTAGCACAATCCAGGCAGTTGTTGCGGCTAGCGACAAGTTGAGCAAGCAGATGGTCAAATTTTGCGGCAACGTCAGCACTGAAAGCACACTCGTTGTCACGGGCATTGTCAAGCGCGTGAAGGAGCCCATCAAGAGTGCTAGCATCACCGACTTCGAAATCCATATCCAGAAGCTGTTTGTCGAGGCTACCGCCGAGATCCCGCTGCCACTGCAAGTGTCTGATGCTGAGCGACCATTGCCAAATGACGCTGCCGTAGAAGAGGACGAGAAGGTGGAAGAAGGATCTGAACGCCCACTTGTCAGCCTGAATACAAGGCTTAACAACAGGACAATCGATCTTCGGGCCAAGATCAACCAGGCCATCTTCGTCATCAAGAGCGGCGTGTGCGCCTTGTTCCAAGAGTTCCTTTCCAAGAAGGGATTTGTCCTTGTTCATACTCCAAAGATACTGTACGTGGTTCTGTCCTAAATCTTCTCAAATACTGACCTTTTATAAGCGGCGCTGCCTCTGAGGGCGGAGCGAACGTCTTTGAGCTGAAGTACTTCGGTCGTCCCGCCTACCTTGCTCAGTCGCCGCAATTCTACAAACAAATGCTGATTGCGTCCCGCTTCCAAAAGGTTATGGAAATAGGTCCTGTCTTTCGCGCTGAGAACTCCAACACCGCCCGTCATCTCACTGAGTTTACTGGGCTGGATTTGGAAATGGAATTCCAAGAGAACTACCATGAGGTCATGGGTGTACTAGAGGATCTCATGCTCTTCATCTTCAACGAGCTCAACACGCGCTACAAGAAGGAGACGGAGCTTGTCCGAGGAGTCTACCACATCGACGAGTTCAAGCTTCCTGAATCCGGAAAAGTACCCAGGATCCCGTTCCAGGAAGGTATTAAGATGCTCCGCGAAGCTGGTGAGGAGCTCGGCGACTACGATGACCTGACGTGAGTTGGACACACCTCTCTAGAAACGCCCAGCTAACCTGCTTAGAACCCCTCAAGAAAAGAAGCTTGGCCGCCTTGTCCTCGAAAAGTACAACACCGACTTCTACACACTAGACCAGTTCCCTCTCGCCATCCGTCCCGCCTACACGATGCCATCACCCGCCGATCCCGCTCTTTCCAACTCTTACGACATGTTTATGCGAGGTCAGGAGATCTGCTCTGGCGCACAGCGCATTCACGACTCAGCTCTCCTCGCCGACCAGATGCGCAAACACGATCCCCCAATCGATCCCGCCGGTGCTGGAACCAAGGACTACGTCGATTGCTTCAAGTATGGCTGCCCACCACACGCTGGAGGAGGGTTCGGATTGGAGAGAATCGTGCAGTTCTGGCTGGGCCTGCCCAACATCAGGATGTGTAGTCTCTTCCCCCGAGACCCACAGAGGGTTGTGCCATAAAGAGGATACATTTTGAGGCTAGGGTTTTGTGTGATATCATCTGCTTCTTTGAGATGGTGGCGCCGAGGGTATAGGGCCCGGTATCACCCAATACTAGAGCAGGATAATAGGAGGGATTTGAACATGGGTCCAAGGCAACGAGGCAGACATCCGAAATGTGTGGTCTAGGCTATGCATTGAGGGTTAGCTGACGGCCAATATTTAATTTAGCGATACTGAAGATGATATAGCTCCCTGAGCGGACCAGCGGCTTCTATGGCTGGCTATAGCGTCTATCGAATGAGCTGTACTGCCTTAGGGAAGCTCTCGAATGAATACCAACATTTTTTCAAAAGCTGAGGAGTGGTAGAGTGCCATCGTGTCTTGTGGTGATACAATAACATTACTGTATACATATTCTTTGGGGTGTTCAGGATTCGATGCGATGATACGCAAAATTCCGTTGTCTAATTAGACTGAGCCCGTCACTTCTGATGGCATGTCTGTATGGTTCTGTCGGGTACCAAGACCATGATCAGAGACATGTCTAGGTTCATGTAGATTAGATTCATCCGCTCCCTGGATTTAGCAAGAGACAGTACCGACATCTCTGTACAAGGGCGTAGAACCCTAGCTGAAGATGCAAGTTTTCAGACCTGGCAGGGCAAACAATTCTGGCATTGCCCGTCAGAGTGGTAGTACTGGAATCCTCAGTTCTTGTAATACGAATCCCGAGTCGTAATATCCTCTCAAGGCTCGATACGAGAGCGATGTTCGCCCTGTCAACAATGCTTCAGAGTGGCCGCGGCAAGCTTCTTCTGCGCCTCGTCTCCCAGGGCAGCACGATCGACCTCTTGTATTGCCTGACCAATTGCCAGTGTGGTCTTCACGTTTCCTCCATCGACGTGCACCAGTCCGTTCCGGCCGACAGTGACCTCAAACCCAAGCTTTGCACCCATGGTCTGCAATAAGGTTATACCACCTCTCGCCGCAAGCATCCTTCTCGCCATGCCTAAGCTGACGTTGAAAACCATTCCGCCCTTGAGAAGACCCAGCCCTTCTCCCTTCCCGGTTGCAGGATCGACGCAGGTGAGTTCTGAGGGTAGATCCTTGCCCGCGCTGGCAATACGACAGTAGACCAGTGAGTTTGGCGGAAGCTGGGGGCGTGTTTTCTTGGTCGCACCTTCAAATGCCAAGTGAGGGAGCGTCACCGCCGGCGTGTTCGGGGTGAGAAGGCAGTTGAAGTTCTCGGCGGCAGAGCCATTGACGGTCGCTATTACAAGGTCGCCTGTAAAAGGACGATACTATTGCAGTTGTGTCAAAAGACTGGTAGAAGCAGCGCAAAAGATCGCACGTCTTACCCTTCCTGTATTGGACTCTACTGAAGCCGCATTCTTCTTGTTGTCCGTCACCAGCGCGCCTGCGATCGTAGCCGTGACCGTGTCGGGAGGCGTGTGTCGCAGACCGGGGCCCAAAGTCAAAGTCTTCTTCTTTCCTGTTCCCGTGGGCAATGCGCTCTTCGAGATATCGTCGCCGGGCAGAACGATTGTGGCAGCCATGATGCGCAAAGAAGAAAAGGTCATGTCGCTGTACAAACAACTTGCTACTCGAGCGCATGTGCAAGTGAGCTCATTCCGAAAAGGTCCGTGCGCTTCCGAGAAAAATGCACCTCCGTACCGTTCGCCGACATTGAATTTGTTAGCCGCGAAGAAATATACGTCTTGGGACTGCCATCACCAATTGGGCATCCTCAAACTTTCCGTCGCTGTGCTCTTCTCTCACGCTTGCACGCCCTGTCTTTGAATTTTGAATTCACTTTCCATCTCCACAATTGTGCCCGCTCAAGATGAGTGCGCAGACGGACCCCGCGCAGCGAGTCGCGATTGGAATCTCCTTTGGCAACTCATACAGTTCCATTGCCTTTACGTCTGGTGTGAGTGCTGCATGAAAGTATCATGCATTTTGGACATTCCTGACACGAAACAGGAAGGCAAAGCAGAGGTTATCGCCAACGAAGACGGAGGTGCGTTGCTTGATATGCTCGCTAACGCTCAACCGCTAACATTTGCAAGATCGCCAGATTCCCACTGCCCTGTCCTACGTCGAGGGTGAAGAACTTCATGGTGGACAGGCTAAGAGCCAGTTCGTCCGCAATGCGAAGAACACTGTCGCTTACTTCCGCGATTTCCTCGGTCAAGAGTAGGCACAACCACATCCTCGTAGTCGCCTGGCTGACACTTTGCAGCTACAAATCGATAGACCCCTCACCCTGCCACCAGTCAGCGCATCCCATCGAGCACGAGAATACCGTGGCCTTCAGCATCCGCGACACCAGCGAAGAGAAGGAGAACACCGTTTCCGTTATCGAGGCTACCACACGCCACTTGAAGCGACTACGCAGCTCTGCTTCCGACTACCTTGGAAAGGATGTCAACGCTGCCGTCATCACCGTACCCACAAACTTCACCGACGCTCAAAAGGAGGCGCTCAAGGAGGCATCAACAAATGCTGGCATGCAAGTCCTCCAATTCATCAGCGAGCCCACTGCTGCTGTCCTGGCATACGACGCCCGTCCTGGTGCGCAGCTGTCAGACAAGATCATCGTAGTCGCCGACTTGGGTGGTACCCGTTCTGACGTCGCCGTCGTCGCATCGCGTGGAGGCATCTACACCATCCTCGCTACCCTTCACGACTATGAAGTCAGTGGCTTTAAGCTCGACCAGGTCCTCATGGACCACTTCGCCAAGGAGTTCATAAAGAAGCACAAATCCGCTGGAGACCCCAGGGAGAACGAGAGGTCGCTGGCCAAGCTCAAGCTCGAGTGCGAAGCCGTCAAGAAGGCTCTCTCTATTGGCACAACCGCCAACTTCTCTGTTGAGAGCTTAGTGGGCGGCACCGACTTTACTGCGACTATTAACCGTACCCGGTACGACCTTTTGGGTAACAAGCTGTTCGCTGCTTTCGCCCGCCTTGTAACGCACGCTGTTGAGAAGGCCAATTTGGACCCGCTCGACATATCCGAGATTGTATTGGCCGGTGGCAACTCTCACACTCCCAAGGTCGCTTCCACCGTGCGCTCAGCTTTCCCAGAGTCTACCGTTGTCCTTGCCCCCTCCACCTCCTCGACAGCCATCAACCCTTCGGAGCTCGCGGTTCGTGGGGCTGCCATTCAGGCCAGCCTTATTCAAGAATTTGAGCTTGAGGACATTGAGCAGAGCACACATCCCATGGTCACAGTCACACCTCACCTTTCTACCGCTGTTGGTGTGCTATGCATCTCTGGCGATGAATCCTCGGGTAGATTTCATGCCATCATCGACGCTGAGACACCACTACCCGTCCGACGCACTGCAACCATCTCAACTCCCCGAGAGGGCGGTGATGTGCTTATCAAACTCGCCGAGGGCTCAAGGCATATCAAGGTCACAAAACCAGAACCCAAGCCCAAGGCCGAAAAGGACGCGGAGGATGAGGACAGCGACGATGATGACAgtgaagaggaggaggaggagatcCGGGAAAAGACATGGAAGGTTGGCCAGGTCCTTAGTGAGGCCGCCATCCGCGGTGTCAAGAAGGGCGGCAAGGTCGAAGTGCAGATCAACATTGCCGCGGACCTAAGCATAAACGCTGTCATTCGCGAAGTAGGCGGAAAGGGTGGCATTCGTGGAATTATCCAGGGAAGCAAGGCGAACGGCAGTGCTTAGAGTCTTTTCGAATCTTGAAGCCTAGTAGCTAATGTTCATCTACTAAGCAAGTGGCTTTGAATGGGTCATGCTAGAATCTAGGACATCATTCTGAGTCATGAAAAGTGAAAGGATACAAATGGCGATTTCATCTAAAGCACATTGTTTGGCTGTACCCGGTGTAAGCTTATCGAAAATATTCAAAACCTAGAGCTTTAAATACATCATATACTACAATGACTCAATCAATATCGAGAACGTCAAATAACTGTCGTTCATCGGTTTTTCAAGACGCGAAACCGAGGTCTCATCTTCCTCCCAATCGCAGTCTCAGTAATCCATGTCTCGTAATCCATGTTTCGTATGCCCGGCGACACCACACCCTCATAGTGCCATCTGCCTTCGACCCAATTCTCCTTGTCCAACTCCTCTACAAGCAAGGACTCCAACGCGCCCAAAACCTCCACCTCCCTGTCCCACTCCGTACTCTGTCCAATATTCAGATAACGCAAACGGCCCAAGAAGCGCTCGTCCATCAATGAGTACAAGTCCGTCATGGTAAAACTACGTGAAGGGTCGCCTGAACGCCCACACGCCATGATGGCCAGACTGCGCAGTGGTTTGGCCTCGCGCCAGCGGGCAGGGGAGAAATCCAACGGCATGTTACCGAAA belongs to Pyrenophora tritici-repentis strain M4 chromosome 10, whole genome shotgun sequence and includes:
- a CDS encoding AsnS, Aspartyl-asparaginyl-tRNA synthetase; translated protein: MSDAAPVPAAGGAEAPSKNALKKAQKEKEKAEKKAAAKARELAERTKKEADDAADVSAGSYGELPLTGSKDYKPTGTPRTDLAEVASNEDKEITFRCWVENARVQSAKLAFLNLRQNLSTIQAVVAASDKLSKQMVKFCGNVSTESTLVVTGIVKRVKEPIKSASITDFEIHIQKLFVEATAEIPLPLQVSDAERPLPNDAAVEEDEKVEEGSERPLVSLNTRLNNRTIDLRAKINQAIFVIKSGVCALFQEFLSKKGFVLVHTPKILGAASEGGANVFELKYFGRPAYLAQSPQFYKQMLIASRFQKVMEIGPVFRAENSNTARHLTEFTGLDLEMEFQENYHEVMGVLEDLMLFIFNELNTRYKKETELVRGVYHIDEFKLPESGKVPRIPFQEGIKMLREAGEELGDYDDLTTPQEKKLGRLVLEKYNTDFYTLDQFPLAIRPAYTMPSPADPALSNSYDMFMRGQEICSGAQRIHDSALLADQMRKHDPPIDPAGAGTKDYVDCFKYGCPPHAGGGFGLERIVQFWLGLPNIRMCSLFPRDPQRVVP
- a CDS encoding DnaK, Molecular chaperone, which produces MSAQTDPAQRVAIGISFGNSYSSIAFTSGEGKAEVIANEDGDRQIPTALSYVEGEELHGGQAKSQFVRNAKNTVAYFRDFLGQDYKSIDPSPCHQSAHPIEHENTVAFSIRDTSEEKENTVSVIEATTRHLKRLRSSASDYLGKDVNAAVITVPTNFTDAQKEALKEASTNAGMQVLQFISEPTAAVLAYDARPGAQLSDKIIVVADLGGTRSDVAVVASRGGIYTILATLHDYEVSGFKLDQVLMDHFAKEFIKKHKSAGDPRENERSLAKLKLECEAVKKALSIGTTANFSVESLVGGTDFTATINRTRYDLLGNKLFAAFARLVTHAVEKANLDPLDISEIVLAGGNSHTPKVASTVRSAFPESTVVLAPSTSSTAINPSELAVRGAAIQASLIQEFELEDIEQSTHPMVTVTPHLSTAVGVLCISGDESSGRFHAIIDAETPLPVRRTATISTPREGGDVLIKLAEGSRHIKVGQVLSEAAIRGVKKGGKVEVQINIAADLSINAVIREVGGKGGIRGIIQGSKANGSA